In one window of Drosophila ananassae strain 14024-0371.13 chromosome XR, ASM1763931v2, whole genome shotgun sequence DNA:
- the LOC6504481 gene encoding ribonuclease H2 subunit B — protein sequence MSKKTTRGSKPKPDPDAEAAGKKSTATALKKVLFVAEKALPQDKDEQKLRLERFFHPGQNKEALFMTHDNVQIMELLEYAEPRRSWLVNSEVCSNGKIYMTAPLDPTLLAVHHLRKHCGQRAMSLDNIAVDEPSTSRLLNEIINPDSLKCVADVKKSGDLSFYKFNQERTLAWLALKTRQVVGVLKEKNVHCGHSAQSQNFVRSEKLAAETASTNEMDYTRMACDIVGRYLDSDLHEKLTSYLHITSEIQAIVEEKAASQKRKSKAGQEGGGETKKIKLNDNDASAKLKSSGLVDSDTDHNTSITSPTAAPPLKERSLTAKEKALAKGAKGTKSIASFFKVK from the exons ATGAGCAAGAAGACAACGCGAGGCAGCAAACCCAAGCCGGATCCAGATGCCGAGGCGGCCGGGAAGAAATCAACAGCCACGGCTCTCAAGAAAGTTCTGTTTGTGGCCGAGAAAGCACTGCCCCAGGATAAGGATGAGCAGAAACTGCGTCTCGAACGCTTCTTTCATCCAGGCCAGAACAAGGAGGCACTCTTCATGACCCACGACAATGTACAGATTATGGAACTGCTGGAGTATGCGGAGCCCAGGCGAAGCTGGCTGGTAAACAGCGAAGTGTGCTCCAATGGAAAAATCTACATGACAGCGCCGTTGGATCCCACGCTGCTTGCCGTCCACCATCTACGGAAGCACTGCGGGCAAA GAGCAATGTCGCTGGACAACATTGCAGTCGATGAGCCGAGCACCAGTCGCCTGCTGAACGAGATAATCAATCCGGATAGCCTCAAATGTGTGGCGGATGTGAAGAAATCGGGCGACCTGAGCTTCTACAAGTTCAACCAAGAACGCACACTGGCCTGGCTGGCGCTAAAAACGCGCCAGGTGGTCGGCGTCCTTAAGGAGAAGAATGTCCACTGCGGGCACAGCGCCCAGTCGCAGAATTTTGTGCGAAGCGAGAAACTGGCAGCTGAAACTGCGAGCACAAACGAAATGGACTACACCCGCATGGCCTGCGATATAGTGGGACGCTACCTGGACTCTGATTTGCATGAGAAACTCACCAGCTACCTGCACATTACCAGCGAGATTCAGGCCATTGTCGAGGAGAAGGCAGCGTCGCAGAAGCGAAAATCTAAAGCCGGCCAGGAGGGCGGCGGGGAGACGAAGAAAATCAAACTAAACGACAATGATGCTTCGGCCAAATTGAAGAGCAGCGGCCTGGTGGACAGCGATACGGATCACAATACCAGCATCACATCCCCGACGGCGGCGCCGCCACTCAAGGAGCGCTCACTGACCGCCAAGGAGAAGGCTCTGGCGAAGGGAGCGAAGGGCACCAAGAGCATCGCCTCTTTCTTCAAAGTCAAGTAG